The following coding sequences lie in one Myxococcales bacterium genomic window:
- the recJ gene encoding single-stranded-DNA-specific exonuclease RecJ — MQSPAVAENKSIVGPLLPAPASAEALALARAAGLSVTIADLMQRRGLTDPVELARFMEPKLSHLTPPDAMADRDAAAERIAFAIREREPIAVFGDYDCDGITSAAILTGIIRALGGTVVTLLASRFDGGYGVSAAAVQRITDSGARLLVTCDCGSSDHVTLADVRSRGLDIIVIDHHLVPDEPLPALAFLNPHRPECGFPYKGLASCGLVLSIGAAVRARLGQTLDLRAWLDLVAIGTIADVAPLDGDNRALVRAGLRTLAEGKRPGVRVLLELARFDATHALSAEDVAFRIAPRINAPGRLGKPDLALDLLLATSHEDARAIGAEIERLSTERRSIQDKMITEAVREIEEAGYHERAAIVIGREGWSHGIVGIVAGRIASRYGKPVIAIGFEAGGHGRGSVRGPKGSRLHDALSQVGDVLERFGGHQAAAGVEVRIDRLEALRDGFETACASAPALPAEDQAADTVWLHSGDRPAQVLADVARLEPCGQANPAPRVAVEADVLAAREVKGGHLKLELELEGSQRMGGFGVSMGSRAAALSGRVVVLGRLRRDAWRGGDAVEMRVEEVLSG; from the coding sequence ATGCAGAGCCCCGCCGTCGCTGAGAACAAGTCCATCGTCGGCCCCCTGCTGCCAGCACCTGCGTCCGCTGAAGCATTGGCCCTCGCGCGTGCGGCCGGGCTCTCGGTCACCATCGCCGACCTGATGCAGCGCCGAGGCTTGACCGATCCGGTCGAGCTAGCGCGCTTCATGGAGCCGAAGCTCTCACACCTGACACCCCCGGACGCGATGGCGGATCGCGACGCGGCAGCCGAGCGGATTGCGTTCGCGATTCGAGAGCGCGAACCCATTGCGGTCTTCGGTGACTACGACTGCGACGGCATCACCTCGGCCGCCATCTTGACCGGCATCATCCGGGCGCTCGGCGGCACCGTCGTGACCCTGCTCGCCAGCCGCTTCGACGGCGGCTACGGCGTCTCGGCCGCTGCGGTCCAGCGCATTACCGACAGCGGCGCAAGGCTCCTGGTCACCTGCGACTGTGGTTCCTCCGATCATGTGACGCTCGCCGACGTGCGAAGCCGCGGGCTCGACATCATCGTCATCGATCACCACCTGGTGCCGGACGAACCCTTGCCGGCGCTCGCGTTCCTCAATCCTCACCGGCCGGAGTGTGGCTTCCCGTACAAGGGCCTGGCGTCGTGCGGGCTCGTGCTCAGCATCGGCGCCGCCGTGCGAGCGCGCCTGGGACAAACCTTGGATCTCCGCGCTTGGCTCGATCTGGTTGCCATTGGCACCATCGCCGACGTTGCACCCCTCGACGGAGACAACCGCGCGCTCGTGCGCGCAGGTCTGCGCACACTTGCCGAGGGCAAACGACCGGGCGTGCGGGTACTCCTCGAGCTAGCCCGCTTCGATGCGACTCATGCGTTGTCGGCGGAAGACGTGGCTTTCCGCATCGCGCCGCGGATCAACGCACCCGGTCGTCTCGGCAAGCCGGACCTTGCCCTCGACCTCTTGCTGGCCACGAGTCACGAAGACGCGCGCGCGATCGGAGCCGAGATCGAACGCCTGAGCACCGAGCGGCGCAGCATCCAGGACAAGATGATCACCGAGGCGGTGCGCGAGATCGAAGAGGCCGGGTATCACGAGCGTGCCGCCATCGTCATCGGTCGAGAGGGTTGGAGCCACGGCATCGTCGGCATCGTCGCGGGTCGCATCGCATCGCGGTATGGCAAGCCGGTGATCGCCATCGGGTTCGAGGCGGGTGGGCATGGGCGTGGCTCGGTGCGCGGACCCAAAGGCTCACGGCTTCACGATGCGCTCAGCCAGGTCGGCGACGTGCTCGAGCGCTTCGGCGGTCATCAGGCCGCGGCGGGTGTCGAGGTTCGTATCGATCGCCTCGAGGCCTTGCGTGATGGTTTCGAAACGGCCTGCGCTAGCGCGCCCGCGCTGCCCGCGGAGGACCAGGCCGCCGACACCGTCTGGCTTCACTCGGGTGACCGACCCGCGCAGGTGCTCGCCGACGTTGCGCGCCTCGAGCCGTGCGGCCAGGCCAATCCAGCGCCGCGCGTCGCGGTGGAGGCGGACGTGCTCGCGGCTCGCGAGGTCAAGGGCGGGCACCTGAAGCTCGAGCTCGAGCTCGAGGGCTCACAGCGCATGGGCGGGTTCGGCGTGAGCATGGGCTCGCGGGCGGCTGCGCTCAGCGGGCGAGTCGTCGTGCTTGGCCGGCTGCGTCGTGATGCGTGGCGCGGGGGTGACGCGGTCGAGATGCGAGTTGAAGAAGTGCTCTCTGGTTGA
- a CDS encoding Sua5/YciO/YrdC/YwlC family protein, with product MTSFDIAADSRRVYSLLLEGGTALLPTNIGYGLVAMKERAVARIYELKGRPASKPCVTVATWPIFDDVSLPLAPELRAWVAETLLQSPLAIITRLNPKSRLLRSFEPYVLSQSTQGDTIATFHGAGDLIRAVALLAHQDGKLVVGSSANTSGTGNNYNLDEVPESIKSSVDLVLDYGAARYANEERMATTLLDLTRNRFQRKGIDFERIERSWQAFCRRSPVMAAEN from the coding sequence ATGACCTCATTCGACATCGCTGCTGATTCTCGACGTGTTTATTCCCTCCTGCTCGAAGGCGGCACCGCGCTCTTGCCGACCAACATCGGCTACGGGCTGGTTGCGATGAAAGAGCGCGCGGTGGCGCGGATCTACGAGCTCAAGGGGCGCCCGGCGTCGAAACCCTGCGTCACGGTCGCGACCTGGCCCATCTTCGACGACGTGTCGTTGCCGCTCGCTCCCGAGCTTCGCGCTTGGGTCGCCGAGACACTGCTCCAGTCCCCGCTCGCGATCATCACTCGACTCAACCCCAAGTCGCGGCTCTTGCGCAGCTTCGAGCCCTACGTGCTCTCACAGTCCACGCAGGGCGACACCATCGCGACCTTTCACGGCGCCGGAGACCTGATCCGCGCGGTGGCGCTGCTCGCGCACCAGGACGGCAAGCTGGTCGTCGGGTCCAGCGCGAACACTTCGGGCACCGGCAACAACTACAACCTCGACGAGGTTCCGGAGAGCATCAAGAGCTCGGTGGACCTGGTCTTGGACTACGGTGCCGCGCGTTATGCCAACGAGGAGCGGATGGCGACGACGCTGCTCGATCTCACGCGCAATCGCTTTCAGCGCAAGGGCATCGATTTCGAGCGCATCGAGCGCTCGTGGCAGGCGTTCTGTCGCCGGTCGCCGGTGATGGCTGCCGAGAACTGA
- a CDS encoding ABC transporter ATP-binding protein, with product MQPLISFRGVRKAFGSKVVYRGLDLDVYRGEVITIVGGSGVGKSVMLKMLIGLLVPDRGSISFDGLEITKLSEDELSQVRQRIAMLFQSGALFDSINVGENVAYGLEEHFRHKLSKSEIKDRVQWALGLVGLPGVEEMRPADLSGGMRKRVGLARAIAVQPEVVLYDEPTTGLDPINTARVNHMIMGLQEKLHFTSIVVTHDMKSAFTVSDRMAMVHSGAIICQGPVDEFRESTDPRVHDFIEGRAPVRESVEALLSSG from the coding sequence ATCCAGCCGCTCATCTCATTTCGCGGTGTGCGCAAGGCCTTTGGCTCCAAGGTCGTCTACCGGGGTCTGGACCTGGATGTGTACCGTGGAGAGGTGATCACCATCGTCGGCGGGTCGGGCGTCGGCAAGAGTGTCATGCTCAAGATGCTGATCGGGCTCCTGGTCCCGGACCGCGGCAGCATCAGCTTCGACGGGCTCGAAATCACCAAGCTGAGTGAGGACGAGCTATCGCAGGTGCGGCAGCGCATCGCCATGCTCTTCCAGAGCGGCGCACTCTTCGACTCGATCAACGTGGGCGAGAACGTCGCCTACGGACTCGAGGAGCATTTTCGCCACAAGCTGAGCAAGTCCGAGATCAAGGATCGCGTGCAATGGGCGCTCGGCCTGGTGGGGCTGCCCGGGGTAGAAGAGATGCGCCCCGCCGATCTCTCCGGCGGCATGCGGAAACGTGTCGGCCTCGCGCGTGCCATCGCCGTTCAGCCGGAGGTCGTGCTCTACGACGAGCCGACGACCGGGCTCGACCCGATCAACACCGCGCGCGTCAACCACATGATCATGGGTCTGCAGGAGAAGCTCCATTTCACCAGCATCGTCGTGACCCACGACATGAAGAGCGCGTTCACCGTCAGTGATCGCATGGCCATGGTGCACTCGGGCGCCATCATCTGTCAGGGCCCGGTGGACGAGTTCCGCGAGTCGACCGATCCGCGAGTCCACGACTTCATCGAGGGACGCGCCCCGGTGAGGGAGTCGGTCGAGGCCCTCCTCAGCTCGGGTTGA
- a CDS encoding PAS domain S-box protein, with the protein MSEDQRNPSSPADPLGLGPAWSALAEHSNDFVGLMDERGVALFMNRSVRDAPGEAVEGKLLEEFLSPERAKQIREMIAQTRRTGRISVNDRLRVITLDGRERWFVEKCVPLQTGDGHELFMLVRTETTDVLRAEAALRASENRYLVLFESHPDAVLVYDPTSLRFLAVNSAAANLYGWSREELLTLSYADLHPEEDSPELLDLIAAISREPERQRQRLCRQKKRGGEVFRSEVIDNPIELDGRRVRIAAHRDVTERERLENQLRHAQKMEAIGMFAGGVAHDFNNLLGIIAGFTEAARESLRPGSEAAEDLANVLEASARGGELTKKLLVFSRKELFRFEQLDLSVVTREFSAMLTRIVGEDVTLAVEAPAEALPVLADRTQLEQIILNLATNARQAMPNGGKLRISTCELVVDAAYIAQHPWASPGHVAELCVMDSGVGMDASTLARSFEPFFTTKRDGTGLGLAVVHGIVKQHSGAIGVESVSGQGTTVRVQFPLATTRAPQVTLPPRRAASRGTERLLVAEDEPLLRLSAERSLSRLGYRVISTGDGEEAVDAFERTPDDFDLVVLDVVMPRLGGREALDRMRSRRPNLKVLFVTGYAPESTGISEALTDPELDLLRKPFTSSELAERVRAVLERR; encoded by the coding sequence ATGAGCGAGGACCAGCGCAACCCAAGCAGCCCGGCGGACCCCTTGGGTCTTGGCCCCGCGTGGAGCGCCCTCGCCGAACACAGTAACGACTTCGTCGGATTGATGGATGAACGCGGCGTTGCGCTGTTCATGAACCGCAGCGTGCGTGACGCTCCCGGCGAAGCGGTCGAAGGCAAACTGCTCGAGGAGTTCTTGTCGCCCGAGCGCGCCAAGCAGATCCGCGAAATGATTGCGCAGACCCGGCGCACCGGCCGCATCAGCGTCAATGATCGGCTGCGGGTCATCACCCTCGATGGCCGGGAGCGCTGGTTCGTCGAGAAGTGTGTGCCGCTCCAGACGGGCGACGGCCACGAGCTCTTCATGTTGGTGCGAACCGAGACCACCGACGTGCTGCGAGCCGAAGCCGCGCTCAGGGCCTCCGAAAACCGGTACCTGGTGCTGTTCGAGTCACACCCGGATGCCGTGCTCGTCTACGACCCGACGAGCTTGAGGTTCTTGGCCGTCAACTCCGCGGCCGCCAACCTCTACGGTTGGTCGCGCGAAGAGCTCTTGACCCTGTCCTACGCCGACCTTCACCCGGAAGAGGACTCCCCGGAGCTGCTGGATCTGATCGCAGCAATCAGCCGCGAACCCGAGCGCCAGCGCCAGCGCCTGTGCCGTCAGAAGAAGCGCGGCGGCGAGGTCTTTCGCTCGGAGGTCATCGACAATCCGATCGAGCTCGACGGCCGGCGGGTGCGCATCGCCGCACACCGCGACGTGACCGAGCGCGAGCGCCTCGAAAACCAGCTGCGCCACGCACAGAAGATGGAAGCCATCGGCATGTTCGCCGGCGGGGTGGCCCACGATTTCAACAACCTCTTGGGCATCATCGCGGGTTTCACCGAGGCCGCCCGGGAGTCGCTTCGCCCGGGCTCCGAGGCCGCCGAGGATCTGGCCAACGTGCTCGAGGCCTCGGCGCGCGGCGGAGAACTGACCAAGAAGCTGCTGGTCTTCTCCCGAAAGGAGCTGTTCCGCTTCGAGCAGCTCGATCTGTCGGTGGTCACCCGAGAGTTCAGCGCCATGCTGACCCGAATCGTCGGCGAGGACGTGACCCTCGCAGTCGAGGCGCCGGCAGAAGCGCTGCCAGTGCTGGCCGACCGCACTCAGCTCGAACAGATCATCTTGAACCTGGCAACGAACGCGCGGCAGGCCATGCCGAACGGGGGCAAGCTTCGCATCTCCACGTGCGAGCTGGTCGTCGATGCCGCGTACATTGCGCAACACCCTTGGGCCAGCCCCGGGCACGTGGCCGAGCTGTGTGTGATGGACAGCGGCGTCGGCATGGATGCCTCGACCCTCGCCCGCTCTTTCGAGCCATTTTTCACCACCAAGCGCGACGGCACGGGCCTTGGGCTCGCCGTCGTGCACGGCATCGTCAAACAACACTCGGGTGCGATCGGCGTCGAGAGTGTCTCCGGACAGGGCACCACGGTGCGGGTCCAGTTCCCGTTGGCAACCACGCGGGCGCCCCAGGTCACGCTCCCGCCGCGCCGCGCCGCCAGTCGCGGCACGGAGCGTCTGCTCGTCGCGGAGGACGAGCCGCTCTTGCGTCTGTCGGCCGAGCGCAGTCTGAGCCGGCTCGGTTACAGGGTCATCAGCACCGGCGATGGCGAAGAGGCGGTGGACGCCTTCGAGCGCACACCGGACGACTTCGATCTGGTGGTGCTCGACGTCGTGATGCCGCGGCTCGGCGGGCGCGAGGCCCTGGACCGCATGCGTTCCCGGCGGCCGAACCTGAAGGTGCTGTTCGTCACCGGCTACGCCCCGGAGTCGACGGGCATATCGGAGGCGCTGACGGATCCCGAGCTGGATCTGCTCCGGAAACCCTTCACCTCGAGCGAGCTGGCCGAGCGGGTTCGCGCTGTGCTCGAGCGACGCTGA
- a CDS encoding MCE family protein, with translation MALKREIKVGVFVLVGMFVFGLVIFLIGDERQAFERKESYSAIFEDVQGLKRGSTVRMGGFDVGAVTDVRYSDDPDDLKLYVGFTVVKREARRIRGDSFVTIDNKGLLGDKMITLKAGSPGTERIPPGGVVPTKPAKDIGEMMGQIGNISAKAETVMGNLEKTTGAMSEEKFTSDVQGSVRSLNNILKSLDEGNGYAAKLLKDPAEAERLSRTLSNMEKATVELNQTLRGVNAIVGRVQTGPGFAHDVLYGDAPTKTVASFGNAADELALTLKGIREGNGPAKSLIYGDDKSQELMGNINAMSRDLRQIVAGVRAGKGTVGALLVDPSVYEDIKMVLGNVDRNKAVRALVRYSIKQDETKPKVEVKDPGAAAAKPAAPNDATAAQKE, from the coding sequence ATGGCCCTCAAGCGCGAAATCAAGGTCGGCGTCTTCGTGCTGGTGGGCATGTTCGTCTTCGGCCTCGTCATTTTCCTGATTGGCGACGAGCGCCAGGCCTTCGAGCGCAAGGAGAGCTACAGCGCGATCTTCGAGGACGTCCAGGGGCTGAAGCGCGGCTCGACCGTGCGCATGGGTGGCTTCGACGTCGGCGCCGTCACCGACGTGCGTTACTCCGATGACCCGGACGATCTCAAGCTCTACGTCGGCTTCACCGTGGTCAAGCGCGAGGCGCGCCGCATTCGTGGCGACAGCTTCGTCACGATCGACAACAAGGGTCTGCTCGGCGACAAGATGATCACCCTCAAGGCCGGCTCGCCAGGCACCGAGCGCATCCCGCCGGGGGGCGTCGTGCCCACCAAACCGGCCAAGGATATCGGAGAGATGATGGGCCAGATCGGCAACATCAGCGCCAAGGCCGAGACCGTGATGGGTAACCTGGAGAAGACCACCGGCGCGATGAGCGAAGAGAAGTTCACCAGCGACGTGCAGGGCTCCGTTCGCTCGCTCAACAACATCTTGAAGTCGCTGGACGAGGGCAACGGGTACGCCGCCAAGCTGCTGAAAGACCCGGCCGAGGCAGAGCGCCTCTCGCGTACGCTCTCCAACATGGAGAAGGCGACCGTGGAGCTGAACCAGACCTTGCGCGGCGTGAACGCCATCGTGGGGCGCGTGCAGACCGGTCCTGGTTTTGCGCACGACGTGCTCTACGGCGACGCGCCGACCAAGACGGTCGCATCCTTCGGGAACGCGGCGGACGAGCTTGCGCTCACCCTCAAGGGCATTCGCGAGGGCAATGGCCCCGCCAAGAGCCTGATCTACGGCGACGACAAGTCCCAGGAGCTGATGGGCAACATCAACGCCATGAGCCGCGATCTGCGCCAGATCGTCGCGGGAGTCCGGGCTGGCAAGGGCACCGTTGGTGCGCTGCTCGTCGATCCCAGTGTCTACGAAGACATCAAGATGGTGCTCGGCAACGTGGACCGGAACAAGGCGGTGCGCGCGCTGGTCCGTTACAGCATCAAACAGGACGAGACGAAGCCGAAGGTCGAGGTCAAGGATCCCGGCGCGGCGGCAGCGAAACCCGCCGCCCCGAACGACGCGACCGCGGCCCAGAAAGAGTGA
- a CDS encoding M1 family metallopeptidase — protein MLAIRSFLRLAGVVLTLALVVGCRRTTTPPAKTWYDAEPLAVALRSEERAGAAASAGVKALNDLPLYELEIALPGDLAKVEVTETLHYTNGLGRALDEIVLRVYANAVGDKPPVSFLSGSCADGPKCTLSAETPSVIVAKLEKPLAPGERVKVALKLSAELRLIEPGRTSMLAQGLESLERLKSGKGAGDYGLLARGDEIASLASFYAVLGRFRDGHWQKKDQSTLGDLGADGLSHVRAKVTAPSDVKVVSSGVTVGSDVSTGAAGAPQRQTRVVAALVRDFALMLSARFESASRKVGGVEVRSHYLVADKEAGEKVLDAAAASLGSYEKLFGRYPYVDLDVVEAPLVGGAGGVEFSGMVTVASMLYRPAFSEGPMGMLAGLLGGGNSAGMKQMTDSMLEFVTAHEVAHQWWPGLVGSDSRDHPFLDESLAQWSAVLYVKDRYGAERAKQEAEREILANYHTMRLLGIDDGAVDRPVEAFKGEVAYAGLVYGKGPFLFRELAKQVGDEGFREAMRAYVARNRFKNAPPRGLFDELAKGEHEARVRELCKRWLDEAHGDEDLGTANIRTLLAGWIGEEAAKQMGPEVDVAMKLLLKLLGPGSGDSDSGDLLKGLLAPGGGD, from the coding sequence ATGCTGGCGATACGCTCATTTTTGCGCCTCGCGGGGGTCGTGCTCACGCTCGCCCTGGTGGTTGGCTGTCGGCGCACGACGACGCCGCCGGCGAAGACCTGGTACGACGCCGAGCCCCTGGCGGTGGCGCTCCGCAGTGAAGAGCGAGCGGGGGCTGCGGCCAGCGCCGGAGTCAAGGCGCTCAACGACCTGCCGTTGTACGAGCTCGAGATCGCGCTCCCGGGCGATCTGGCCAAGGTCGAGGTGACCGAGACGCTGCATTACACGAACGGACTCGGCCGTGCGCTGGACGAAATTGTGCTGCGCGTGTACGCCAACGCGGTCGGTGACAAACCGCCGGTGAGTTTCCTCAGCGGCTCGTGCGCGGACGGCCCGAAGTGCACGCTGAGCGCGGAGACCCCGAGTGTCATCGTCGCCAAGCTCGAAAAACCCCTCGCGCCCGGCGAGCGCGTGAAGGTCGCGCTGAAGCTCTCGGCCGAGCTTCGGTTGATCGAGCCCGGTCGCACTTCGATGCTCGCTCAGGGGCTGGAGTCGCTGGAGCGCCTGAAGAGCGGGAAGGGAGCAGGAGACTATGGGCTGCTCGCCCGGGGTGACGAGATCGCCTCGCTCGCGAGTTTCTACGCGGTGCTGGGTCGCTTCCGCGACGGGCACTGGCAGAAGAAGGATCAATCCACGCTGGGTGATCTGGGCGCGGACGGGCTGAGCCACGTGCGCGCGAAGGTGACGGCGCCCAGTGACGTGAAGGTCGTCAGCTCGGGGGTGACAGTCGGGAGTGACGTGTCGACCGGCGCGGCGGGCGCGCCGCAGCGGCAGACGCGGGTCGTGGCGGCCTTGGTGCGAGACTTTGCCCTGATGCTCAGCGCGCGCTTCGAGTCCGCGTCTCGAAAAGTCGGCGGCGTCGAGGTGCGATCCCACTACCTGGTGGCTGACAAAGAGGCAGGCGAGAAGGTGCTGGACGCGGCGGCGGCGTCACTCGGCAGCTACGAAAAGCTGTTTGGTCGATACCCCTACGTCGATCTGGATGTCGTCGAGGCGCCGCTCGTCGGCGGGGCCGGCGGCGTCGAGTTCAGCGGCATGGTGACCGTGGCGAGCATGCTGTATCGCCCTGCCTTCTCCGAGGGTCCGATGGGAATGCTGGCGGGGCTGCTGGGGGGCGGAAACAGCGCAGGCATGAAACAGATGACGGACTCGATGCTCGAGTTCGTGACCGCGCACGAGGTCGCGCACCAGTGGTGGCCCGGGCTCGTCGGCAGCGACAGTCGAGACCACCCGTTCCTGGACGAGTCGCTGGCGCAGTGGAGTGCGGTGCTGTACGTGAAGGACCGCTACGGGGCCGAGCGCGCGAAGCAAGAGGCCGAGCGCGAGATCCTCGCCAACTATCACACCATGCGTCTGCTCGGGATCGACGACGGCGCCGTCGATCGTCCGGTCGAGGCGTTCAAGGGTGAGGTTGCTTACGCGGGCCTGGTGTACGGCAAGGGTCCATTCTTGTTCCGCGAGCTCGCCAAGCAGGTCGGCGACGAGGGATTTCGCGAAGCGATGCGGGCCTACGTCGCACGCAATCGCTTCAAGAACGCACCTCCGCGGGGGCTCTTCGACGAGCTGGCCAAGGGTGAACACGAGGCCCGGGTGCGGGAGCTGTGCAAGCGTTGGCTCGACGAGGCGCATGGCGACGAGGACCTGGGGACCGCCAACATCCGGA
- a CDS encoding DUF4185 domain-containing protein, whose translation MIGRAAQFWFVRRPLGDVRLLSLALACCALGCADDAYVPIVAAETWPEADALFRSDPRWLGGDGALSIALGGDRVLWLFGDSFVAKGAISDRSDSELVRNSIAIQTGLDPLSASLKYYVPTDSDGSPGAFFANQGDEWHWPGHGVRLGSGPLIVFLAALRATSEGLGFAEAGYRVVKIDDPEVDPLAWKLTWFDGPKLAADPGATLGTAVLRDGGYVYAAASGRGSLHTGYIARLAEAELAAGQLDPEWWGGGARGWRTAKQLSGEPPTEVMNDIGSECSLHFEPRVASYLHVASRGFGSTTIAVRASHGVTGTWSPPEDVFTPPESRGAAPFVYAAKAHPELTTGNNDELVVTYATNSFEFSDLFTQEGQNELYWPRFVRLTLAR comes from the coding sequence ATGATCGGGCGAGCTGCTCAGTTCTGGTTCGTACGGCGACCTTTGGGTGACGTTCGGCTTCTGTCCTTGGCCCTCGCCTGCTGCGCGCTCGGCTGCGCCGATGACGCCTACGTGCCGATCGTGGCGGCGGAGACCTGGCCCGAAGCCGACGCGCTGTTCAGGAGTGATCCCCGCTGGCTCGGCGGCGACGGCGCGCTCTCGATCGCGCTGGGGGGTGACCGGGTGCTGTGGTTGTTCGGCGACAGCTTCGTGGCAAAGGGAGCGATCAGCGATCGCTCCGACTCCGAGCTGGTGCGTAACAGCATCGCGATCCAGACCGGGTTGGACCCCTTGAGCGCGAGCTTGAAGTACTACGTTCCCACCGACAGCGACGGCTCGCCGGGGGCGTTCTTCGCCAACCAGGGTGACGAGTGGCACTGGCCCGGGCACGGCGTACGTCTCGGGAGCGGGCCGCTGATCGTGTTCCTGGCGGCGCTACGAGCGACGAGCGAGGGGCTCGGTTTTGCCGAAGCTGGTTATCGCGTCGTGAAGATCGACGACCCGGAGGTCGATCCGTTGGCCTGGAAACTGACCTGGTTCGACGGGCCGAAACTGGCGGCGGATCCGGGCGCAACACTCGGCACTGCGGTCCTCCGCGATGGCGGCTACGTCTACGCAGCGGCGAGCGGGCGTGGCTCGCTGCACACGGGTTACATCGCGCGCCTCGCTGAGGCGGAGCTGGCCGCCGGGCAGCTGGACCCGGAGTGGTGGGGCGGTGGCGCGCGGGGCTGGCGAACCGCCAAACAGCTCAGTGGCGAACCACCCACCGAGGTCATGAACGACATTGGCTCCGAGTGTTCGCTGCACTTCGAGCCCCGCGTCGCCTCCTACCTGCACGTGGCCAGCCGCGGCTTCGGCTCGACGACCATCGCCGTGCGCGCCTCACACGGAGTGACGGGTACGTGGTCACCACCGGAAGACGTGTTCACGCCGCCCGAATCCCGAGGTGCGGCGCCATTCGTGTACGCCGCCAAGGCCCACCCCGAGCTCACCACCGGCAACAACGACGAGCTCGTCGTGACCTACGCGACGAACTCGTTCGAGTTCAGCGATCTGTTCACACAAGAGGGGCAGAACGAGCTGTATTGGCCGCGTTTCGTCCGGCTCACGCTGGCGCGCTGA